aaaaaaaaagatttgcaagaATGTAGATCTTGAGCACTTTCTTCTCTCCAGTGACGAAGCCCCttgtaataatgatgatgatggtttcATTTACTTAGTCCCTGTAGAGGCAGATACTATGCAAAGACACTATCTTAGTTTCCCATCAGTGCTGCAGTGCAGAGGAGTGGCCAGATCTTTATCCCCATTTACAAATGAGTACACTGAGCAGcaaaaaggtaaaataacttTCCCTTGGACACACAGCTAGAGAGAGTAGCAAAGCTAGAATTCAAATGcagccttttctctttccatatgCAACCTTGCCTCCAACTACCAAAAatgttttttgtcatttccaCAAAACTGAAGACAACAAAGTATATTCCCCAGCCCCCAATCTCTTCACTGGTCCCATTCAATCCATTCAATGAATAATTGAGGTTGtatgagtttgctagggctgccatagcaaagtaccatagactgggtggcttaaacaacagaagtttattttctcacagttctggaggctagatgtccaagatcaaggtgtcagcagggttggttccatCTGAAGGCTGTAAGGGAAGGATCTGTCCCAGGCCTATGAtgattaattttctgtgtcaacttgactaggcccTGGGATGCCCAAATATCTGGTTAGACATTATTTCCGAGTATGTCTGTGAAGATGCTTCtgaaagagattagcatttgaattggtggattgaataaagcagattgccctatCCAGTGTGAATGGGCATATCATCTCATCCTTTGAGGGCCTGAATGGAGCAAAAAGCTGGAGGAAGGCTGAACTGATTTTCTCTGTCTGTCTGAGCTGAGATCTTGGCCTTCTCCTGGCCTTGGACTGGGACTTATACCAGCAGCAGTCCTGGTTAttaggccttcagactcagactggaattaACGCCACCAGCTTTCATGAGTCTCCCACTTGCAGACAGCAGATGGTGCCACTTCTcggcctccataatcacatgagcccgtTTTTTTATAAGTGCTATTTGAATTTATAAGGCTGGGCTCCTATTGGTTTTCTGGAGAACGCTAATACAAGCCCTGTCTCCTTGGTCTTTtcgatggccatcttctcccatCTTCACATCATCTccttctgtgcatgtctgtgtccaaatttcctcttctaaggacatcagtcatattggattaggacccaccctaatgaccttattttaacttaatcacctctgtaaagaccttaTCTCTAAATAAAGCCACGTTCtaaggtcctgggggttaggactccaacaaaTGAATGTGTGGGGTGAGGgcacataattcagcccataacagggtTTGTGGAGCTAATCGTGACTCATCTCAATACAGGCTGCATTTAAAAGAGGAACTCAAGAGAACAGATTTCAAATGATGGAACTCTGGATTTCAAGTGGTGGAATTCTAGTTTTCACAGCAGTCCCTAGGGGTGGCAAAGGCCCATCCTACAGTTCTTAATAATGGCACCTCAAAGGTATCACACCCTCTGCCAAAGGGGCCTTAGCAACTGGTGGAATGTAGGTTATTATGAGGACAGGGGACTGTGATGGTGGCCGGGCTGTGGAATCTTGTGAGGCCAAATGTTAATGCCTCAAAAGATGTCCTTTGGCCCCAACCGGCAGTATTGTGGTTTTCTGGATGGCAACAGAGGACCGGGAGATGATGGAAGGACGGGGGGCAGGAGAAAGCCCCCCAACCTTCCCCAAGATGGTGCCTGATGACCCCATGTCCGAAGGGGAGTCAAGGGCTTCTTTGGTAAGGAGGATGCCTCTTCTCACTGCCCCAGCCTGTCCCAGCAGGGGGAGGAAGAGCATAATGAGGACACCACAAGATAGGAGCTGAGTGCTGTTAGACTCCAGAGAACTGCTAAGAAGAGTAGGAGACAGGTACCCTATCCCCACACTGGCACCCAGCTGTAACCAGAGACCAGGTAGCCCTTCGTAAGATTGTCAAGTCACTTGAAGCTGACTTTGGTCTCCCCCATCTAGCTCTCCATGTGGggccctttcctcctcctgcagATGGGACCAGGCTTCCCCATAACCCTATCGTTGGTTCCCATATACTGAGGTTCTCTCAATGCAGACCTTGggtttcttcctccctctgtggCCCCCAGAGGACTGGATGTCTAATTGGCCTCAAAGTAGAGTGGGAGGTGGGAAAGTTACCTCCAGTAGTGATCTGAAGATCACGAGGAAGACAGACTTCTACTCAaccctcccaaaggccccacttgcAACTTTAGGGCGCCATTCTCCTGTGGCCGTTTGCCCTCTCCTCCTTCTTAACTCTCAGGTCCTGATAACTCCGTCGAAGTTTCTCGGAAGAACTCAGTCTAGATGTTTACAATTCACACCACTTTCAAGCACCCCAGTGCACTGTGCCTGGGGCTGCAGAAGCGtggtggggtagggggtgggcaGCCCCATGCTAACTCCTCCcgaccccccacctcccccttcccagGCCCAGGAGGCAGAGTCCCCCAAGCCAGACTCGTCCTACGACTACCTTGAGGAGATGGAAACTTGTGAGGACAGAAGCTGCCCGGGGCCACCTAAGTCACTGTCCTCCAAGGCCGGTCCCGCCACCACCAAGCGCCAGGCGGGCGATGGGCCTGAATGCGCAGAGCCGCCCCTGGCCCCAGCCACCGCGGGCCCAGGGACCCCGGGGCCCCAGCGAAATGACGAGATGGAGCTGGAGAAGGTGCGCATGGAGTTCGAGCTCAAGCGGCTCAAGTACCTGCACGAGGAGACCGAGCGGCTGCGGCAGCACGCGACGCCCCGCCTGGTAGGTGACAGGTCCCAACCGGAGGCAAAGGGTGCGGGGAGACTAGGGGTGAGGGGAGCCCGTCCCTGGTCTGCACGGGGAGCCCACCTTACATGCTTCTCAGCTGTTCCCCGCCCTACGCCCACCGGCCCACTGCGTTAGAGCTTCCACGTTAAGCTGAGATCCAGCTCTTCAAGGATCAACCATCCCCAGGGGGGACCCGGAAGCCACCTTGTCCACTTGCCTGTCCATGGCTTTCCTCCTAAGGGAAAACTCTTCAATATTTCCTCTGTGTCTGGATTTCCACCGCTCTCCACCCCTCTCTGCATCTCTTAAAATAGGACGCCTGGGCCTAGACCCAGAACTCCCACTGCAGTCTGGCTAGTGGATTTTGATAGAACCATCCCCTGCTCCCCTGATCAGGGCTGCATGTGTTCTGCTGGATCACACTGCCTTGCTGTCAACTAAAACTTAGACATATTTTGGCAAGAAATGGACCACTCTCCCCTAATCTAAATGGGGATAAGAAAGCCTGCTTGTGATTAAATGGGATGGGAAATGCTTAGCACTCTGGCTGGGCCATCATAAGCACTAAATAATGAAAGATGTTATTGTTTAAAGCAATGCTGTCTGGGCTTTAAAATCAGACAGTCCTGGGttaaaatcctggctctaccacatATAAATTGTGTGACACCGGGCAAGTTACTGATCCTCTTTGGGCCTTGGTCTGCTCATCTGTAAggtaatacctacctcatagggttgtcgtgaggattaaatgaaagaatgcatgTGAGGCACTTTGCAGTGAGCCTGGCACATTGAGGTAAGCACTCAGTGTTAGCTATTACCATTTTTATGTACTCATGCGATTCACTTCTTGACACAAATGCAACAACTTACGTTCATCACTTCTCAATTTTATCAGGATGTAATGTATTAGCTATGCTTCCCAGCTCTGAGTCATCCTCAGTTCTGAGAAACTTGCCTTCTGGCTTTATTCAAGTCATTGCTTTAATTGTTGAGGAGGATATGACCTAAAGTAAATACCACTAAAAGATCTCCCTACAGGTTAGCAATGTTCCATTAATCAGCACCCTTGCGTTACATTATCTCCAGCTCACATTTCTCTACCTTGTCCAGAAAACTGTACTGAGACACACTGTCAAATGGTTTCCCAGAATTAAGATATTACACTATAGCATTTCCCCAATTGACTggtccattttttttaagaaaattaggtTGCTTTTGCATGATTTGTTCTCAATGAACACATGCTGGCTTCTTAacaattatcttttgtttttcttgctcacAAAATACCTGCTTTTTAGTTTGAAAATCTTTCTCCTTGCTGGAGGAGCTGGAAATCCTTGGTGTATAGTCCTATCTGCTCTCTGTCTTCTGCTTTAAAAAGACCattgaaagtgttttgaaaagtCTAAAAGTTTTCACAAATGCACAATTTGTTATCAAAATCACAAATATCAGCCATTAGCACGTAGACCACAAACAGTGGCAGAAAGTCCATGGAACCAGAGCCACACCAGGTCTGCAGAAAAACACAAGATCTGTCCAGCCCTCCAGTCCCACCAGAACACTGGGTTTCTTCCTCTGGTCTTCCATCTTCCTTACTATTCATTTTAGAGGTGGCATCACTGGAGTCATTTCCTGCCCCCTCAGCTTTATTTAGTTACCCTCACATTTTACATAGTTGGTTCAACAATAGTATGTCCAAAACCCCAGTCTTTAATAATAGTTTACAAAAGTGTTTTACTTCCTGTGCATTTACTTGGAGAGTTGACTTAATTTTTAAGCCTCCCACCTCTTtttctgggtgggtgggtgggtgggtagataATTGTCATTGTATTGAAAAATATCTCTATGAATATGTTTCTAGTGAATTTAGGGCATCACAGTCCCTGCCATATGCCTGCTTACAAAAAATGTGGCATGAgttgaaaagatatttcaaagaATGAACCATGGGTGATGCCTTCTTAACTATAGATCAAAATAGTTATATCAGCTTTTACTCTACTTATATGTTGATGCTTTCTACAGTTAAAATGCGGGTCTGTTCAACTTTAATTATATAGATTCTGGAAAAGAGCAACACACAGGCAGAATCAGCCAGACAGCTCAAGCTGCCTTCCCCCACACCCAAAACCCTAAGAGTTTAGGGAGGCCCCATCACCTGTCTCTTACTACCTGTCCGCAGGAGAGACCACACCCTGGGCTGCAGGACCACAGCATGACCTTATGTGACATGCACTAGGGCCCAGAGAGTCAGACACAGTCATTTGTGCCCAAGGGACCCCCTTCTTATTGTGCCACCATCCAGAAAACAAGGTGGAGTATCTGGGGACACTGTCCAGAGTACACACCCAAGACCTGGCATCCAGATGTGGGGATCTCGAGTAGGAAAGAGACTGCCCACAGGTGGGCCCAGAGGCTGCACGGAGTGTACCAAGAAAGGAAGGGGGCCGCCTGACTCAGGAGGGCTAAGACCAGGCTCAAGAAGTGAAAAGTCATGAGTCCCCTCTGTGCCCGTTACCTTGCCTGGAATTTTCATTCTTGTCCTCACTCTTCCTCATCATCATCTTGTGAGGTGGGCACGATTACCCTCACTTTAGGTGAGGAAGACagcctgcctgaggtcacattcAGGAAGGGACAAGAGCAGGATCAAAGCCCAGGTCTGCCTGGTACCCAAGCTCTGGTTTTGCCATTTCTACTCTCTTCTTTCCCCCACAGTTCTCGGGAGGCCTCCAGGACCTCCTGCTCCACCAGAACCAATTCGCCATGTTCCTGTACTGCTTCATCTTCATACACATAATCTATGTCACCAAGGAGatgatcttctttctcttctccaagcACTACCTGTTCTGCATCGCGGCCATTTTGCTCTGTTTGATTAAAACTTTATGGTCATACTTCCAAGTGCCTTCGCTCTCTCCATCACTGGGCACCTCCTTCCCTCACCTGTACCTCCCTCCCATAAGAACTTGCTGTTAGGAAAGGTTTGCTGTCAACCATTTACACCTTAGTGTGGAGAAACATGTTCAGGCCTTGTATTAAGCCTGAGCTCCCACTGTGGATGAAGATGCTTTATTCCCCAAGAGGAGAATTTCAGAAGGTAGCAGGCCAGGGAAGTGTCTGTAGGGAGAAGGGTTTAGAAAGCCTTTCCAGAATCACAGAAATCATACGATGACCAGGCTGACTTGGGATCCACCACATCTACTCAGATAGATCTTCCCTGAGGCGTAGAGAGCTGTGGTAGGCTTTTGAGGGTAGGCCCCCCAAAGACGTCCACAtccctgtgaatatgttaccttacatggtaaaagagACTTTGAGATTAAATTAAGGGCCTTGAAATGAAGGGATGATCCTGGACTATCCAGATGAGCACAATGTAATCATAAGGGTCcttgtaagagggaggcaggagggtaagaggcagagaaggagatgtggCCATGGGAGCAGAGGGTAGAGTGATGCAGgaccacgagccaaggaatgcaggcagcctatAGAAgttagaaaaggcaagaaaatgggtTCTTTCCTAGAGCcaccagaaggaatgcagccctgccaaacCCATTTTAAACAtgtgacctccagaactgtaagagaataaatctgagttgttttaagccactacatttgtaATAATTTATCG
The sequence above is a segment of the Physeter macrocephalus isolate SW-GA chromosome 12, ASM283717v5, whole genome shotgun sequence genome. Coding sequences within it:
- the TMEM247 gene encoding transmembrane protein 247 encodes the protein MATEDREMMEGRGAGESPPTFPKMVPDDPMSEGESRASLAQEAESPKPDSSYDYLEEMETCEDRSCPGPPKSLSSKAGPATTKRQAGDGPECAEPPLAPATAGPGTPGPQRNDEMELEKVRMEFELKRLKYLHEETERLRQHATPRLFSGGLQDLLLHQNQFAMFLYCFIFIHIIYVTKEMIFFLFSKHYLFCIAAILLCLIKTLCVMLKTECNRSYTLHSASAQAIKH